The Lycium barbarum isolate Lr01 chromosome 10, ASM1917538v2, whole genome shotgun sequence genome includes a region encoding these proteins:
- the LOC132612956 gene encoding uncharacterized protein LOC132612956, which produces MIQHPDSRYIDLVKIEIKDQPAHCAFVEAETDGKPWYMDIKMLLEKGEYPEGITLNQKRTIRKLANGFFLSKNVLCKRTPDLRLLRCVDSFEATRLIEEVYAGTCRPHMNGFVQAKKILRTGYYWMTIENDCSKFDQKCHRRQIHEDLIKVPPTELNTRTSSCPFTALGMDVIGPIEPATSNKYHLILEAELDDAEWIRKRYEQLALIDEKRMIAVCHGQLYQHRMARAFNKRVRTRVFQIRQLSIVILQEKSF; this is translated from the exons ATGATCCAACATCCAgacagtagatacattgatcTTGTCAAGATCGAAATTAAAGATCAGCCAGCCCATTGTGCTTTTGTAGAAGCTgagactgatggaaaaccttggtatATGGACATTAAGATGCTCTTGGAAAAAGGAgaatatcccgaaggaatcacttTAAATCAGAAAAGGACTATCAGAAAATtggcaaatggtttcttcctcagCAAGAATGTTCTGTGCAAAAGAACTCCAGATTTGAGATTGCTTCGGTGTGTTGACTCTTTCGAAGCTACAAGACTGATCGAAGAGGTGTATGCTGGAACCTGCAGGCCCCACATGAATGGGTTTGTGCAAGCAAAGAAAATTTTGAGAACAGGCTATTATTGGATGACCATAGAAAATGACTGCAGCAAATTTGACCAGAAGTGCCATAGGCGTCAGATTCATGAGGACTTGATAAAAGTTCCCCCAACAGAACTAAATACTAGGACATCGTCTTGTCCATTTACCGCTTTGGggatggatgtcataggaccaattgagccaGCCACGTCAAACAAATATCACTTAATCTTG GAAGCTGAGTTGGATGATGCGGAATGGATCCGTAAAAGGTATGAGCAGCTGGCTCTaatagatgaaaagaggatgatcgCTGTTTGCCATGGTCAGTTGTACCAGCATAGAATGGCGCGTGCTTTTAACAAGCGTGTGAGAACTAGAGTGTTTCAAATTAGGCAATTG AGCATAGTAATTTTGCAAGAGAAAAGCTTTTAA
- the LOC132612957 gene encoding uncharacterized protein LOC132612957: MPLEEAVNLLMRQLAEAREEVDRLRAENESTTNVEASRPPPTFPNLDLPIPDHFPQTQAGAPFESPLHRNATHVGSSSHHTPAFQTPIRATNANAYQARRAIGVPVTHPTQPNVTFQEHVTHTDSSPELENMEMFFKARIDKIEKEMGKKIVELEHSSKKKEGLRYSDLCIHPDLGLQEGFKIPKFDHFNVSSNPRAHLRDYGDQLVRSGGNEALLMRLFS, encoded by the coding sequence ATGCCTCTGGAAGAGGCTGTCAACCTACTAATGAGACAATTGGCTGAGGCCAGAGAAGAGGTGGACCGCCTAAGAGCTGAAAACGAAAGTACCACTAATGTTGAGGCTAGTAGACCTCCACCCACTTTTCCAAACTTGGATTTACCGATTCCTGATCACTTTCCTCAAACCCAAGCTGGGGCTCCCTTCGAGAGTCCATTACACCGAAATGCCACCCATGTGGGGAGCTCTTCCCATCATACCCCGGCTTTTCAAACACCGATTCGCGCAACAAATgcaaatgcttatcaagcccgTCGGGCAATAGGGGTTCCAGTGACTCATCCCACGCAACCAAATGTCACCTTCCAAGAGCATGTCACTCATACTGACTCTTCGCCAGAATTGGAAAATATGGAAATGTTCTTCAAGGCCAGAATAGACAAAATAGAGAAAGAGATGGGCAAGAAAATTGTCGAACTAGAGCATAGCTCTAAGAAGAAAGAAGGGTTGAGGTATTCTGACCTGTGCATCCACCCAGACCTGGGTCTACAAGAAGGCTTTAAGATTCCCAAATTTGACCACTTCAATGTGTCGAGCAACCCGAGAGCCCACCTAAGGGATTACGGCGATCAGCTGGTCAGAAGTGGCGGAAATGAAGCCTTGCTGATGCGGTTGTTTAGTTGA